CAGCTCCGGCCCGTCCGGGGCATCCGGCGAGACGACGGTGAGCCACGCGGCGTCGCCGAGCGGGATGTCGTGGCGGACCTGGAAGCCGAGGACCTCGGTGTAGAACTTCCGCGCAGCGGCCTGGTCGTCGACGAAGATGCTGGTCAGGTTGATCCTCATGGGGTGTCCTCCGGGTCGGTCGGGGTGGCGGCCCAGCGCTCGGCGATGGCCGCGAGCGGGGTGCGGTCGAAGTGGTGCAGCTTGGTGCGGCCCTGGCGCTCGGTGGTGACCAGGCCCGCCTCCTCGAGCACCGCGAGGTGCTGGGAGATCGCCTGCCGGCTGGACCCGATCCCGTGCCTCATGGCCAGGACCGTGCAGATCTCGAACAGCGACCGGCCGTCACGCTCGGCCAGGGCGTCGAGGATGAGGCGCCGGGTCTCGTCGTCGAGGGCCCGGAACACGTCGGCGGTCATGGCGCGACGATAGGCAAGTCATTGCTTGCATGTCAACGCCGGTCATCGGCGCAGCGCGACCGCCCGGACCCGGCCGCCGCGACCGGGGATCATCGTCACGTTGCGGTGGATCGGCCGTTCCGGCGCGGGATCGTCGAGGACCAGGTCGGCCCGCCGCACGATCTCGGGTACGACGATCCGCAGCTCCTCCATCGCCAGCGCAGCTCCGAGACAGCGGCGCGTCCCGCCACCGAACGGCAGCCACTCGTGCGTGCCCGGCCTGCGGCCACAGAACCGCTCGGGCGCGAACCGGAAGGGGTCCGGGTAGAGGTCGTCGCGGTGGTGGAGCAGCAGGATCCCCACCAGCAGGCGGCTGTCAGGCGGCACCACGACGTCCCCGAGCTGCCACGGCACCCGCACCCGCCGCCCGATCAGGGGAACGACGGGGCGCACCCGCATCGACTCGGTGATCGTCGCCTCGACGTACCCGTCCGGGTCCTCGCCCGAGCGCACCACGTCGCGCAGGCGGTCGTCGGCGGCCGGCGTCCGCAGCAGCCGCTCGAAGGTCCAGGCGATCGAGTTCGCCGTCGTCTCGTGGCCGGCGAGGACCAGGGTCAGCAGCTCGTTGCGCAGCTCGAGGTCGGTCAGCGGTGCGCCGTCCTCGTCGCGGACATCGAGCAGCAGGCCGAGGATGTCGTGCCGGGCGCCCGGCTCGTGGGCCGCGCGACGCGCCGCGATCACGTCGTACATCGCCGTGTCGAGGCGCCGCACGATCCACTTCTGCGGCCCGACCGACTCCTCGCGGTCGAGGTTGAGCAGCTCGGCGAGCTGGGCGAGCGGACCGACCGAGAGCCGCAGCGTCTGGCGTACGACGTGCCGCAGCCGCGCCTCCTCCGGCGCGGCCCGATGGTCGATCCCGAAGACGCCGCTCATGATCACGTCGAGCGTGATCGCCTGCGTGGTG
The genomic region above belongs to Nocardioides sp. QY071 and contains:
- a CDS encoding cytochrome P450; this encodes MRRGRPDPWYARPATGGALDPVPPESSTAGPLAPGATGPAAVPTGHPNRLRQSLRITADLGGELFAGAGLGEAFSFASLLDPRPVVVTRHPEHVRSLFAAHPDVAPSLAGESPVRPILGLSVLTAVGDQHRRRRKLMMPSFHGDAIARYRAEIEAATRRHLDRWTTATAFPLAATTQAITLDVIMSGVFGIDHRAAPEEARLRHVVRQTLRLSVGPLAQLAELLNLDREESVGPQKWIVRRLDTAMYDVIAARRAAHEPGARHDILGLLLDVRDEDGAPLTDLELRNELLTLVLAGHETTANSIAWTFERLLRTPAADDRLRDVVRSGEDPDGYVEATITESMRVRPVVPLIGRRVRVPWQLGDVVVPPDSRLLVGILLLHHRDDLYPDPFRFAPERFCGRRPGTHEWLPFGGGTRRCLGAALAMEELRIVVPEIVRRADLVLDDPAPERPIHRNVTMIPGRGGRVRAVALRR
- a CDS encoding metalloregulator ArsR/SmtB family transcription factor, with the translated sequence MTADVFRALDDETRRLILDALAERDGRSLFEICTVLAMRHGIGSSRQAISQHLAVLEEAGLVTTERQGRTKLHHFDRTPLAAIAERWAATPTDPEDTP